The DNA window AGTACAAACATTCATTGATGAACTTGAAAAAGACACCACTGACACCACAATCAAAATCAGGAGTGCCCAAACCAGTTGCTGTAGGACGGACCaccgtcctgcagagtttaggtaGTCCAACCCTAATTAAGCAAATTTGAACCAGCCAATTAAGGTCTTCAGATTAACTAGAAACCTCTAGACAAATATTTTAGAACTGATTCTAGCTAAATCTGCAAGAtgttggccctccaggagcaggattggacaccacTGACCAAAACTAAACAATCTGAAGTTAACAGAATGCGATTATACCCAACAATTAAATTTTACTAATCTGGCATGTGCTTTTGTACTAGCATATACTACctactgatataaaaaaataaaacaaatattttctgaaagaaTATGCATTGTGTCAACTCAGCACATTGCAAGTTTTTGTAAAGAATGTGAAATCTTTTGACACTCGAGATCAAAcaggtgttgggggggggggggtaggtaactacataaatataaaaaaatatatatattaattaaatcagAAATAAGCAATCACAGAGTAGTGCTATGGCAGAAAAAGACTTATTGTCCTTATGTTCCATAATCTCATCAGGAACAAAAGTCAATGTAATGCTATTTTAAAAGCATATGTTTAATACAAACTCACTTTTTACAACTGAAAACCATTCTGACATCTGTAACTTTATTTCAAAGAGCCaggaaaatataaagaaaatcctGGCAAGACAGGATTGTCTGGACACAGGCAGACCATCATGCTCACTCACATCCTCTGATGGCTAACAGGAGACTTTGCTGCCAAAAAAACGAATTAGCTTAAGATCCAGGTAGGACTATCCAAAACATCCAATCtaactgaaaacaaaatgaatgatGATAAAAAGGAAACATACCAATAAAAAGCATTGAGTGTTTTCGTGCAAACTTCAAGCCTTCGTTCCGGTCTACTTCACGGTTGTCCTGAAACAGATAGGTCTTTCGAATTATACGCTGAGTCACACCAAGACAAAGCAACTAAAAAAGTTAGTTCTAGGAAACTCCCAATGGCTGCACACATTACTTCAACACTTGTCTTTAAGGTCACATCCCATTACTTTTTTGGCAACTTTCCTTACCAAAAATACAGGAGCTCAAGTTTCTATTTAAATCGTTTGTAAATAATGGTTTCTAACTTGTTTCCATATTTTACAATAAACCAGAGGGAACTGtttaaaatctgcattttttttccttaagaaaagaaaacattttgatttacttttttcttttctgaatgttttcagtaaaataaaaaaaatataaaaaaggaagAAACTCATGAAATGCCAAATAGAACCTGGCACACAGTATTTAGTGTTTTCATGTGTCTGGAATGACTGACAGCATCCACAGCTGGAAGTGTCTGTAAAATAATTACCAATAATCTGTTAGAAAGATTTAAAGCTTTAACTGAACATTTAACTGAAGCAAAGGACATAATTTGATTTTGACATTGGTAGGGACATAACGCGTCATAACAACAAAGGGGACTTTATACAGAGTTCACGCTGCATGATTTTCGCCCAATTTTTCACTCACCGACAGGTTTTGCGAAATCGCGACTACTGCCTGAAATCGGAGGCAAATCTGTGCTTGTTCACGCAAGTGACAATCACGCAGTGTGAATTAATAAAGATGTGATCTGAGGGAATCGCCAACACCCATAAAACATTTgtcatgctaaatatctggagcTGTTGGTGATTCACAAATCACGCTGTGTGCAATGATTTCTGACTGAAAATTAAATCGGCGATGACCTACAGCCAATGACAGACCAAGATACAGGGCAGAGGGAAGTTCGGGGAGCAATTATAGACCAGAATATaagtattttattacatatatcaTCAATTATATTATACAGAAACAAGCACAAACGTTTGCTTGACCAGCCTCAACATCAGCATAAGAACACACTTCCCTGTTCCctgcatgtttttctttttctccttgtaGCTAGAAAACAGCTCACAGAAAATTTGCgagctatatataattttttattatccaGTCTCGTTCGAGAACTCCGGTCTGACGCACACGGGTTCTTGCATTATTTCCTTATCACTTCTCGCGTGcgttttgttttgaaatgtactTTGTGGACCATTCGGAGTAGTCGGTGATTCttcctattctattctattcatgcAATGTGAAACCCCCTGTCGACTATCcatcgtgcagtgtgaacacagctGCAACTGAATACTACCCCATATAGTCATGCAGTGTAAAGGAAATGGTGATTCGACGAGTTTGAAAATCGTGCAGTGTGAACTCGGCATAATTAATCTCCGCCCATGTATTAAATGTACGTCGTTCAAAGCGTGCAGTTAAAACAGTCTAATTCAGATGTGTCCCAAGTgacaaaaacatgcacataatcatttgatcaaaattattgctAGGAACTATTTGATAGTCGCTGGATATTTGTAGAAACATGTCCCTAGCGTCCCCATTTAGTTCAACGCTCCTGAACGAACCCCTTTTCATCATTACTTTAAAATTTGAGTTTTCTGAAATTGAGGCTAGAAATTCTATGAAATTCCAGACCGAACATTAGTCATTTATGGAATAATATTcaggacaattttcaaaatgaattgcaaattgtattttcaatTGCATTTTCCATATGTGGACACATAAATTGCAACAATCCAAACAAATTTGCAAATCATGCAGGACTGTTTGCGTTTTCTGAATGCACAGTGCCTGCTGAATTTCTGAAAATTGCCCTGAATAGTCTTCCATAATCCTTATTTTACTAgagatcaacaacaacaacaacaaaaaacccatcTGCATTAACTAAAGTGATAACACACCTAATGTTTACATTTCAGATATACATCCCTTCAAGACATTGTTAATATAaaatagggccgggactttaacgcgttaattgagattaattaattacacaaaaaataacgcgttaactaagattaattaattacagaaaaaaaaattcccgctttttaataacttatttttgcaccgcggaacgtttctcactggacgcgtttcggcggaccgattatactggagcaccaactagcgttcgcatatcaccacagcagcacattgagcctcaagtatcacctcaacgcaaaacatatagcagctagtgtggactttacactttatgttgaactatgtattattttgttggtgcaacagtttatgttgaactctttattgttttggccaaggttattgagagttggacttagtatgttaaggcctctgaagcaacagagagatgttttctaatagtcagggtttccaatgttctgaatgtaattgacagtattgtgttttacttaaaaaaaacaccttacagaaggttccagcacctataagcttcctgaatttctgaaatgtaatatttctaaattgtttttaaatatgctattgctacacttcatggcaaaaattgcactggtctgctagacttggttgaacaaaaataaacaatattttgttgcttaagcttatgtgttcagtcattattcaatggtatactataaatccatgtgaaaaaaattacttctcactgttctcaggtcaaatatttatatgcgattaaaattcgattaatttcgattaattaattacaaagcctctaattaattagattaatttttttaatcgagtcccggccctaataacaACCTTCACCGCAGAGCTATACACCAAAACATTGTATCAAGCAGCGTTAcatacagaataacattaatcAAACAAACCTTGTCAATTTTGTTTCCAACAAGCATTTTCACCAGGTCATTGCGTGTACAGTACGTCTCCAGCTCATTAAGCCAGTTCTCGAGCTTTGTAAACGTGTCCCGCTTTGTAACATCATAcactaaagaaaaaagaaaaaaaagagaaagaaattacattttacattcaacAACTAGTACAAGAATTTGACTGATTTTGAGAAATTAATATAACGTCTTGTCTTGTAACAACATTTGACCAACTGTAAATTATTCTATACATATTACATGACTAATTACTAAATTAATAAGGACATTAAAAAGATACACCTCAATATGATCTGAGAGACATGAAACTCTCACGGCTATGTAGCGGTGTCTGAGACAATCATAAAATGTACTGgtcattataaattatacaaaatatctgTTTGTAGAACTcccaactgaccaatcagaatcaaatattccaAAGAACTGTGTGATACATAAAGAAATCAAATATTCAAAAACACTTACCCAAAATGACACCCTGGGCTCCTCTGTAGTAGCTTGGTGTTAGAGTTCTGAACCTCTCCTGACCAGCCGTGTCCTAAAACAGAAGTTCAAGAGGATTTCAGCAGCTTTCTAAACATACTAGTCACTTCATTCTACAAAGCGAGAtagtgacatctagtggaacaGGACAATTCTAAGAGTAGtgaagatgataataataataaacaaataattcaagCATTTAAGCCACTACTACATCCATGTACTGAGTGTTGTTGagcatttataaatgatttggaTTTTTAGATTCCTATAATACTTACCCATATGGCCAGCTTTGCTCTGTTGCCATCTATTGCAACAGTTTTCACTTTAAAGTCCACGCCTAAAAAACCAATGAAGAATACAGAAATTGAGTATACTTTAAAATACACAAGGATTAAAGTATATTTGTTAAGGAggtaaaactaaatatttcttcGTTGCTCAGTAAGGTTTAGTTTATAAGCTCATTGGTTTTGAACATTAACTGATTACAGGCCTGTTGATAATGTCTGGTTACTACTGTACCTGTAATATATTCAGAAACACATGACTCACCAATGGTCGCTGCTAATTCTGGATCGAATGTGTCATCTGTGAAGCGTAGGAGCAAACTGGGGAAATAACGGATAAATAAAAGACAATCAGCATTAAAATGGTAGATAATTGTTCAAATTAACTCATAATTCCTCACATTATTGTTTTCTCATAAAATTACACTTTCTTTTCTATAAACATGACAACAAATCTAATGATGAAGAACACTTTCACTTAGCTGAAGCGCTAGCGTTAAGTTAACTGCCACAGCACATAATGAGCAGATAGCATGACTGCTACAGAAACAGCTGCCAGCGAACTgctcttattaaatatttaaaggtaTGCGACAAACAGTAACAGTATACAAAGTATCAATTAcgatatatatagtataaatattttttaaaagtcaaaCTAAATGCCCATGGCTTTACAATTATGAAGATAACAATCGACGGTGCTTAGAAGACAACACATCTGAAGGCTAAAAATACCACGAGGGGCACAATATTGcgcattttcttttgttcttgaggccaaaacaacatttaaaagttaAGTTTAATGGCTGAATAGAACTGGCAAAGTCTGTGCACAGGCGACAAGCTTTGCTCGTTCAGATGAGGCTAACGCTAACATTAACAACTCATCCTACTGTAAGAGAAAGACAAAACGGAAGAAGAAAAAATAGCGGATTCGGACCTCACCTTGATTTACCAACACCACTCTCACCGATAATTAAAATCTTCAAAGTCGTTAACACGTCGTCATCCATGGTCTGGTTGTTTACACTAAAGCTGGTTAGACTCGGCGTTCACTTGCTGCTGCGCTGGAACTTCCGACTGGGGCGTGACGTCACGAGAATCACGTTAGATGTTGCGTAAGAAATCCAAGCAATACtgttgaaatacattttgaatgagGTAACTATGGctacttttaaatatttcataaatggtTCATAAGAAGATAAGAAGTTGAATAACTACTCATGATGAGGGATTGACTGACAAAATAAAGCCCAAAACTCTCATATCTCCATCAAACATTTGATCACACTGAAAGGTGAGATAAATGTCCAAAGTCCATTGAAATAGCTTGTGGTGTGCCCTGTTAGAACGTCGGGTTGCATTTATTTCTATAGCCcattttagacattctactaactacaAGTTATCATAAATCTGTGTAAGTCGATCCTTCCCAGCATTGTTATCAGGCCTCTCCCACTCTTTGACATTACCACAAGTGCTAACTGTGCACATCCACCACAGCCTGACCTTGAATTCCTCAGTGGTGACACTGCACCTATTAAAACATCTCAGTACAGCCTGCCTAACTTAACCCTCCATTAAGCTTAACAACAAACAAGGTAGTCTGGCATTGGTATAACTTAAGCATCATGCATGATCAGAAATCCATAGAGTGTAAAAAAGCAGAAATCACATCAAAACCTTCAaatcagaaattcaagaaatgtATTTGCCTGAGTTTTCATCtttgtatttataatacaaaaatgaaaattcaacagaatttgtaaatgtttggtaaaaaaaaaataataataataataataattaaataaaaggatTAAAATAACATGCTGGAATTAACATTAAACCACAAATTatgttgtttgagcttatgttctattaTAACAGAATAGTTAAGCAATATCATTCAAGGAAAAAAGATTACAAAAGGTCAAAGAGCCGGACTTGGGGCACCCATAGTGCAATGTATCATAAATAACAGCACTTCTGTTAAAACTTGTAAAACTTCTGTTAAAAGTTGTAACACTGGATATAACTGTACACAGAAAATGCCATTTTCacactaaaatcatgttaaaagCAAGCGTAGTGTGGCTATACTTGCTTATTTTTAGGCTTAGAGATTGGTCCCATTTACAGCAGTCATAACTGCCTCAATGTCAAGCAGCAAATGCATCAAATAAAGTTTGACCATTATAATGCACTGCTTTGTTTGCTCAGTAATCCATACTTATACTATTTCATTCATAAcactataaaaaaattactgtaaaatttactGAATTGTACTGGCAAAAAAGTttccaataaaatcctgtaaatattATGTTAAGTGCTGTAAAATagattacagtatattactgcaaaacaaattacagttaattgctgtatgtgaaatacagtattttgtagtatttttacagtaacattgaattaaacttgttgtttattttacagcaatattttgtaatttccCTTAAGTACAGCATTTACCTGGCAACAAAAGTTGctaataaaatcctgtaaatatgatgttgtaataatttaacaatgaaaatgCTGTAAAGAATagtaaactgtaaataaaatactgatataaatgcattatcgTGAGCACTatctaaatacatttacaaattaataaaaatcaagtcaattatgttgcaaataagtatttattaaaagtggcagaaagacattgcaaggcttttactggttaaatacagttttctgtttttttaacagttaaaatgttaacacaaaaataacatagcatcaaaaaaaataactacaaatacatgtttaaaaaagcCATATTCTgagtagaacattaactttctataaaaatgaaggtcaatcaacagaatttgtatacgtttggtaaaataaataaataataagaataattaaataaaaggatTAAAATAACATGCTGGAATTAGCATTAAACCACAAATTatgttgtttgagcttatgttctattaaattaagaatattcctgcaagagactatttaataaatacatactgaaagtccatcaactttctgagatgagtacacacatgagggttgtccctcttctgagacttttccacttgttttgcctctatgtatccgtcttgtatccagtgagtgttgtgattccaagaaaacatctgcacataaaaactAGCAGAAGCATCAGGATAAATTTAAGTATTGAATTAAattagctcaataaaataaatgtcaaaatgccatttatacaatacaatcagcatttacccctacttaaagggttacttcatccaaaaaatgaaaattatgctgttccaaacatgttagacctccttttatcttcggaacacagtttaagatattttagatttagtccgaatgtggctgacactccctctgagttcaaacaaaccaatatcccagagtaatgcatgcactcaaacagtacactgactgaactgctgtgaagatgaacaccgagccgagccagataacgaacaatagactgactcgttcacgagtgaagaaccggttgcatcggttttcagatcaccagtagttctttcggacagttcgattcaataaaccggttgaagaaaacggttcaccggttcttttgcgctcgacgtaatcgcgtcatttgcgatgattgcccttgattcaagccttcggtttaccagctcataacactagcacagaatcagttcagaatcaatcatcaaaataatcagttcagttcagacgctctgtgtgtcggtctgcttcacgctgaatcacacatgcacagtatcatcagctcctcggttcccgaatcggacgcgtctgacagaaacggttcttcactcgtgaacgagtcagtctattgttctttatctggctcggctcggtgttcatcttcagttcatcTTCAGTTTGGTGAACttaatgattcgttcgcgaaccggatatccagacttgctttgatttgaactctctctcacaacagacacggaagagaagacaatgcttaataaagttgtagtttttgccatttttggaccaaaatgtatttttgatgcttcaaaaaattctaactgaccctctgatgtcacatggactactttgatgatgtttttcttaactttctggacatagacagtataccgtacacacagtttcaatggagggactgagagctctcggactaaatctaaaatatctttaactgtgttccgaagataaaaggaggtcttacatgtttggaacagcataagggtgagttattaatgacataattttcatttttggatgaactaaccctttaaagggttactccaccccaaaataaaaaaattgccatTAATTACTTACCCCAATGTCGTTCCTGTCATGACTTAGGTCTGTGTtgctatatttttgtcttgttgtctgtgtgtctagtctcagaacacatgggttttgttttgacagcttatgtgttctgctgtcagtgtttcttccccctcccacttattacccttaattccctgtgttccgtcacacctgtagccactcCTTCCTGATTAGCTCTCctctattttagttcctctcgtgctctgtcttttgttagACCGTTGTGATTGTTTTGTGCTTCGAGTGTGATTGTTTCAACCTGTCTGCCTAGTCCTGCCTTGTCGtgtttttggatttgtgttttttttccctctggtACTGTTCCTGTCAGTCTAGACTGGTTCTGCCTCCGGTCCCTGCCTCACCTTTCTGTTGGATCTTCTGAGACCTGACCcccagctcctctctgcactctGTCCTTTCCTTCAGGGATTTTGGTGTGACTTGACGTTGCGTCCCCAACGACGCTCTGGTGGATGTGATTTGACGTTGCGTCACAGAAGACGCTTGGACTGGTCCCCGCTGAGAGGTTTCTTTTGCTCTGCTCTGAGGAGTAGCcattcttttgtttttcctgtttgcccagtgagggctaaTAAACTCTGTTACCTGCATCTGAGTCCTGCGTATCCCTGACAGTTCCAAACCACtaaaagcttcgttcgtcttcAGCACACAATTTCAGATATTTTAGATGCAACTGGGAGGTTTGtcactgtcccatagactgccaagtaaataccactgtcaaggcccaaaaaagtatgaaagacatcatcagaatagtccatatgccatcagtggttcaaccataacgttatgaagtgacaacaatactttttgtatgcaaagaaaacaaaaataatgactaacATTTAGCGCATGTATTTTCCGTCAGTGTGTGCCGTTAAGAGCTTTAATGTCGAGTACAACTACAGAATATACATGATTACTCATTTACATGTAGTTACTTATTATAGAAAGGCAGTTCGCATTGGGCTTTATGTTAAAAGTtaggtaaacactactttaaatgctctcaataagAAAATTTAACAGAATTATGCAGAATTTGGTCTAACAATTTCCAGTGTATAGGCTATTGTGACATGATTAATAATGTCACATAAAGCATGATTAATGCTTCATTTAATATCAAATGTTTGCTGAGTTATGGTACTTGTGATGCTCCTGTGGAACAATTTTTACACAATGTAGTGTGCATCCTCAGAATGTCCCACTCAGGCCTCTGGCTTTCTGATCCAAGAGGACCCATAAGGACCCCTTCATGTAACAGCACCTTCGAAGCTTGGAACCCTACCTAGAATTTTTGTATACAAAGTAAAGCCATGAATTGCTTGAGGAAAGGGAGTTTCTTAAGCTGTTTCTTGGAGGCAGTGACGGTCACAGTAGATTGAATGGAAGTGAAGGAAGGTTGCAGAAAGTACTTTGTTGTGATCGAACCACCAAACTGGAACCACTCGTTGGGGGGAGCATACAATGTCTTGTCAAATATGGGAGGTCATTTGGTTATGAGGACAGGTGAATGGACAGTTGAAAGGGACATCAGTCTTTGTGAGAAGAGAGAATGAAAACAGATCTCTGAGGCCAATGGCTGGTTAGGGTGTAAAGAACTCATTGCTGATGGTCGCCAGCTTATTACCGAAAGTGATGCCAATACAGTTGGCTGTCAGAGAAGAACCCAGAGCTGGGAAGACAATAACTACTGCTCTTGACATGAAATTTTTACTAGTGTTCAGTGTTCTTACTTGTTAAACATTTCAGGAGCTCACCATTTCTCCAATTTAACAGTTCCATGCTGAGTCCAGAACACAACTACAGCGCAAATGATTTGCTAACAGATCCTGCAATATCATCAGTGGTGACTATGTCAAGGTGATGTCAATAGGGCAGAAATGTAGAGTTCTAGGATAGTAAAAATCATGTAGTTAGTTAATgacatgtattcaaatagaaatggtGCACTGTAAAAAGATTACTGTGAAATTTCCAGTAACTTGATGACAGCAGTTGGCAGTAATATATTCCACAGTATGCTGACTGTAAATTTTAATACGTAATTGActgtaaaaaaatgtacagtaaaaatcaCATTACTTTAAGTGCAATCAGAGTAATATAATGCTGTTTAAACagcaaatatatttgaatattgttAATTAAGTGTAGTGTAA is part of the Carassius auratus strain Wakin chromosome 27, ASM336829v1, whole genome shotgun sequence genome and encodes:
- the rab18b gene encoding ras-related protein Rab-18-B; amino-acid sequence: MDDDVLTTLKILIIGESGVGKSSLLLRFTDDTFDPELAATIGVDFKVKTVAIDGNRAKLAIWDTAGQERFRTLTPSYYRGAQGVILVYDVTKRDTFTKLENWLNELETYCTRNDLVKMLVGNKIDKDNREVDRNEGLKFARKHSMLFIEASAKTRDGVQCAFEELVEKILQTPGLWESSMQKYGVQLSDHEQQRQGACGGYCSLV